One Myxococcales bacterium genomic window, AACCAATATTACGGCGGCGACATACCCAAACTTGTTGCTCCTATCCTGGCGGGCCGCGCCGAACTCGTGATCGGTGATCGGGAGCCCGCCAAAGTCAAACACTTCTCTTTTGTGAAGAAGACGCTGCAGGTCGTGGGGAGCCGGGTGATCAGCCGGCTCGCGGGGCTCGATGTGCCTGACGTCGCGAGTGGCTTCAAGGCCTACAGTCGCGAAGCCGCGATGCGGCTCGCCATGTCGACAGACTTCGACCACACCGTGGATCATGTGATCCAGGCGGGACGCAAACGCATTCCCACCGTGAGCGTCCCGATCCGGACAAACGACAAGCTCCGTGAATCGCGACTCTTTTCTGGCGTTACCCAATTCATTTTGCGCTCGCTCCAGATCGCCGTGCGGGTCTACTCGACCTACGGGGCCATGGCGATCTTTTCGACCGTAGGCTTCGCCACGATCATGGCCGGCGTCGCACTTGGCGCGCGCTTCCTCTACTTCTATTTATTCACGGAGTCCCACGACCTCCATGTGCAATCCTTGATTCTGGCCGCCATTTTGATGTTGGCGGGGTTCCAGATGGTGTTGACTGGAATCGTGGCAGATTTGATCAGCGGGAGCCGCGGGGTTCTCGAGGATGTTTCGTATCGACTGCGACGCATGGAAAAGCGTCGCGACCGCAATGATGAGGACTAGGCGCGATCGCAATCATCGCAGCCGAGGCTGAACTTCTTTTCGGAGTTCGTTCTGAAACAGACAGGAGCGCGCGATCGTGTCTCGGACACTTACGATCTTTATCGACGGACTGCCTTTCGACCAACTCGAGAAGCTCCCGTTCACACGTAATTTTGCCAGCAAGGCGAGACTGATCCCAATCCTCGGCTACAGCGTAAATTGCCAGACGGAGCTGTTCACCGGAAAACGGCCCGACGAGGTCGGGTTTTGGGGAGAGTGGACCTACGCGCCTCGAACGGCGCCGCTTCGCAGCATTCACAAGCTGCTCAAGATGATTTCGTTCGTCGAACGCTGGTACACCGGCAAACGTATCGTGCACAAAGTCATCGATCGGTTGGGCGTGGCGGGTGCGACAAAGAACATCCCACTTTCCTATCTTGGAACCTTCGAGGAGACGGGGCACTCGGTGCTGACCAAGGGCTTCGAGGGCGCTTCCCTGCTCAATCATGAGAAGCTGAAGGTCTTTCTCCACACGGAATTTCCTGTGGTTCTGCGTCGCGACGAAGACAACTTCCAGGCCGTCAAGAAATACATCGAAGAGGCGGACGATCCGGGGAGCATCCTGGCCACGTTCACTCGAATCGACGGTTGCTCCCACTGGGATGGCGTGGCCTCTGCGCCCTACGACGAACTCCTGCTAGTCCAGGATGAATACATTCGACAGCTGAGCGAAGCCTTCATGGCAAAAGTGCCGGACGGGAGCGTACTCGTGGCCTCCGATCACGGTATGACGAACGTGACGGATTACGTCTCGATTGAACTCGAAAGTGAAATTGGAGATCCCGACAAGTCTGGCTACGCCTACTTCACCGAGGGCACGATCCTTCGAGTCTGGTGTGAAGACGATACGACCCGCGAACGCATTCGAGCTTACCTGGACGGAATCCATGGCCTCGAATCCCTCGCGGACGAAGATCGCAGGGAGATGTGCATCACGCGACCGGAGTTCGGCGACCTCATCTACCACACCTTCGAGGGCTATCAGATCGTGCCCAGTTACTGGGGGCCCAAGCCATCCGTGGGTATGCATGGCTACCACCCCCGTTACCCCAGCCAGCACGGAATCTGTCTGAGCTCTCGAGAGGGAGACTTCGAGGGCAATGTTTCGGCGACCGACTTCTACAAGGTGCTGTCTCGGTATCTCGACGCTGCGTGACAGTGCGTGATGGAAGGGTCGGGGACGGCCCCGCTCTTCGTCCTATCAATTCACGAAACGGTACAAATAGACTGCAGCTCCAAATAGTCCGAGTATGCCGTAAATCGAGAACTTGAATAAAAAGCTAGTTCCACGTTGCCACCCAACCGCGGTCCAGATGAGGCAGATTGGATAGAAGAGCTGCTTGTAGCGAACGAGGCCAACATGCACGGCGCCGAGCAATAGCAGGAAGAAGATCGGAAAGATCAGCAGCGGTAATTGCAAGCGCCAGTCAGGGCCTCGGATCATGCTCCACGCGCCGATCAACAAGTGAGGCAATAAGAAGATGCTCACGAGATTCAAAAGCGATTCGAGCATCGACTGCGGGCCTTGATCGAAATTTGGCGGGAATGGCAAAATCAAGTAGGCGACGGCCGCAAAGGGAACCTTGTAGATGTCCGTCGGTCCCGTAACGCGCAACAGACGTACCAGGCCACTGCCTTCTTCGGACAGCTGGGCGCTCGAGTCCAACTTGCTCTCTGCGCGCGCCAAATAGCGACCGAGGTTGATTCTCGAATCCTCTGTTGCTGTAACCTGACTTATGATGAGGCCAATGATCGTCAAGATCGAAAGCCCGATCCCCTGCAGCAGGTTTCGATTTGCGAGCACGAAGCAAAGTACCATCACCGCGAGGAACGGAAGGACCATTCCACTGCGCAACGGGTACATGGCGAACAGGCCCACGACTACCATTGCAGTTGCTCGCTGCCATCCCGGTTCTTGTCGAAAAATGCGCACGGCGTGATAGAAGATGAACAGCGCGATCAGTTGAATCAATGGATCTTTGCGGTGATTCAATGACAGCAGGATCGGTAGGGGGAGAAACGCCTGCAGCACCGCGGCCGTGCGGGCGGTCTTTTCGTCGAAGTAAAGCCTGGTAATTCGGTAGATGTAAACCAGAGAGATGCTCACACACATGATCAAGAAAAAACGAATGATCAGCGTGTTCGGTCCAAAGATCCGGTACACGTAGGCGGTGATAATGAAGAAGCCCGGATCGAGCGCTGCCCAGCCTCCGAAGCTACGCGGGGTGTCGTAGTCGATGTCGTTGGCCATCTGGATCGCCGCCGAGTGAACCGCACCCGCGTCGAGGTGGGCGAAACCGAAGTCACCAACGGAGACCAGCCACTGGAAGTAGATGGGAACCAGGATCGCCTTCAGCAGGAATGCGCCGAGGGCGAGCCCCATCAGCCAGCCGCGCTCTTCGCGCTTGCGGACCATGTAGAAGCCCAACAGGAAAAACAGCGTGATCGCGAATCCGACAATCGAACTCAGAAACGGGGTGGCCGGGGTTTCATACAATGGAACTCACCTTCGTGTCGTCGCACTCAATGGCGCTGTTTGTCAAAATTGGAATCGCTAAAACGCGAGACCAGCTCCCCGGGAGTTCTATGTGAAGCTTACCGGAGCCCCAGCGTTTCGTTATTCGCCATGATTTAGGCGGTACTCGCCGCTGAATTGCACATCGGCGTGAGTTCGCGAATCCTGAAACGCGAATCATGCCCCCTGGGGGAAAATCGTTGGGTCGTCGCCATCCAGCGTTACGATACGTTCGGCTCCGCGCGACGTTGCGCAATCGACTGCGAGATGCGGAGCACCGGGCCGCGCAGTGGGAGAGGAGAGGTATTGATACGCGTCGGTCTTGTCCATACGAAACCATCCTATCGAGGACTGGTCCCACCCTTTGCGCCGGGCCGAGACTACCCGGAGCTCGCACAGCTCGCGGCCGCGACAGCCGACTCCGTCGCCTTCAACCATGTTTACGCGGCCGTGCGCAATGCTCTTCGCACGCTCGAACTCGATGCCGAGCACTATGGCGAGCAAAGCTGGAATCCGCTTCGCGATTTCGTACGGCCAGGGGCGGTCATCGTCTTGAAGCCCAACTTCATTCGCCATTGGAACTCCCTCGCTAGCGACGCCGGAAGCGTGGAGAGCGTCATCACCCACGGCGCTGTCTTGCGTACCATGGTTGATTACGCACTCATGGCCGCGGGTCCCGAAGGCCGGGTCATCATTGCGGAGGCGCCACAGCAGGACTGTGACTTCGATCGAATTCGCACGCTCGCGGGTCTCGACGAGCTCGTGGCCTATGTCGAGTCGCTTGGACGAAGACTCGAAATCATCGATCTGCGCCGAGAAGCGGTGGTTTTCGACGGCGGGATCATTGCCGATCGCAAGCAACTGCCGGGGGATCCGGCGGGTTATCGTGCAGTCGATCTCGGGCGCCAGAGCTTCTTTGAAGGCTCGGGCCTCGATCCCGATCGTTTTCGCGGTGCCGACTACGATCCGGGCCCCACATCGGAACACCACCGCAACGGCCGCAACGAATATCTGCTCTCTGAGACCGTGCTCTCATCCGATTTGATCGTGAACCTGCCCAAGCTCAAGACCCACAAGAAGACGGGTGTAACCCTCGCGCTAAAAAATCTCGTGGGCATCAATGGCGACAAGAACTGGCTCCCCCACCACAGCCTCGGAGCGATATCCGAAGGCGGCGACGAATTTCCGACCGAGCGCTTGATCGACAAGCTGCGCAGCCGCGCGACTGAGATCGCTCGTCCCCTGCTCGCTCGGGGCAAAGGCATCAGGTTCTTTCGGGCGATGCGCCGGGTCGAGAGTGCGACCCGGGGCGACGCGTTCATTCGAGCCGGGAACTGGCATGGAAACCGCACCACCTGGCGCATGTGCTGTGATCTCAACCGCTGCCTCTATTACAGCGACAGCACCGGGCTTTCGCTCGACCGCCCGCAACCCGTCCGGACCGTGCTCACGGTGATCGACGGCATCGTGGCGGGCGAGGGAGACGGACCGCTCGCGCCGAG contains:
- a CDS encoding DUF362 domain-containing protein is translated as MIRVGLVHTKPSYRGLVPPFAPGRDYPELAQLAAATADSVAFNHVYAAVRNALRTLELDAEHYGEQSWNPLRDFVRPGAVIVLKPNFIRHWNSLASDAGSVESVITHGAVLRTMVDYALMAAGPEGRVIIAEAPQQDCDFDRIRTLAGLDELVAYVESLGRRLEIIDLRREAVVFDGGIIADRKQLPGDPAGYRAVDLGRQSFFEGSGLDPDRFRGADYDPGPTSEHHRNGRNEYLLSETVLSSDLIVNLPKLKTHKKTGVTLALKNLVGINGDKNWLPHHSLGAISEGGDEFPTERLIDKLRSRATEIARPLLARGKGIRFFRAMRRVESATRGDAFIRAGNWHGNRTTWRMCCDLNRCLYYSDSTGLSLDRPQPVRTVLTVIDGIVAGEGDGPLAPSDVPLGVIVAGTDPVAVDLVAVRLMGFNEQLIPKLREPMRDTYARITQVREPEDVEVAETQAESERDHPVAIRRLDEITCDRTFTPHPGWFGHIECDEREKK
- a CDS encoding glycosyltransferase family 39 protein; the protein is MYETPATPFLSSIVGFAITLFFLLGFYMVRKREERGWLMGLALGAFLLKAILVPIYFQWLVSVGDFGFAHLDAGAVHSAAIQMANDIDYDTPRSFGGWAALDPGFFIITAYVYRIFGPNTLIIRFFLIMCVSISLVYIYRITRLYFDEKTARTAAVLQAFLPLPILLSLNHRKDPLIQLIALFIFYHAVRIFRQEPGWQRATAMVVVGLFAMYPLRSGMVLPFLAVMVLCFVLANRNLLQGIGLSILTIIGLIISQVTATEDSRINLGRYLARAESKLDSSAQLSEEGSGLVRLLRVTGPTDIYKVPFAAVAYLILPFPPNFDQGPQSMLESLLNLVSIFLLPHLLIGAWSMIRGPDWRLQLPLLIFPIFFLLLLGAVHVGLVRYKQLFYPICLIWTAVGWQRGTSFLFKFSIYGILGLFGAAVYLYRFVN
- a CDS encoding glycosyltransferase family 2 protein, producing the protein MKLMIQIPCLNEEQTLPATLKDIPTQIEGIDSIEIVIIDDGCTDRTVEIAREHGVQHVLSFAANRGLGHAFAAGIDYCLQAGADIIVNTDGDNQYYGGDIPKLVAPILAGRAELVIGDREPAKVKHFSFVKKTLQVVGSRVISRLAGLDVPDVASGFKAYSREAAMRLAMSTDFDHTVDHVIQAGRKRIPTVSVPIRTNDKLRESRLFSGVTQFILRSLQIAVRVYSTYGAMAIFSTVGFATIMAGVALGARFLYFYLFTESHDLHVQSLILAAILMLAGFQMVLTGIVADLISGSRGVLEDVSYRLRRMEKRRDRNDED
- a CDS encoding alkaline phosphatase family protein, whose translation is MSRTLTIFIDGLPFDQLEKLPFTRNFASKARLIPILGYSVNCQTELFTGKRPDEVGFWGEWTYAPRTAPLRSIHKLLKMISFVERWYTGKRIVHKVIDRLGVAGATKNIPLSYLGTFEETGHSVLTKGFEGASLLNHEKLKVFLHTEFPVVLRRDEDNFQAVKKYIEEADDPGSILATFTRIDGCSHWDGVASAPYDELLLVQDEYIRQLSEAFMAKVPDGSVLVASDHGMTNVTDYVSIELESEIGDPDKSGYAYFTEGTILRVWCEDDTTRERIRAYLDGIHGLESLADEDRREMCITRPEFGDLIYHTFEGYQIVPSYWGPKPSVGMHGYHPRYPSQHGICLSSREGDFEGNVSATDFYKVLSRYLDAA